In the Wyeomyia smithii strain HCP4-BCI-WySm-NY-G18 chromosome 2, ASM2978416v1, whole genome shotgun sequence genome, one interval contains:
- the LOC129723560 gene encoding zinc finger protein 883-like: MDIAMICRMCSKPNTNLKSIINDYAEQNVINIITEILQLSIEVNDGLPPGVCGQCVDQLFDLRKTIQKFRQNEQTLRYRLLDKPTSNDMEVEGNQEKEKLAKDISVEERIFKQEIQNKSDNHIKVEQQAVVENQSHIVKFSATSEQRQAHSIRPKQNDNKCYICKSESMISGKALLDHLASHTELVPYTCPECEMERTVLTTVRSLNLHKKMHAQPVKCKYCDRRYSDERAREGHVKTFHLGEGAPCPSTCEQCGIVCSSLAALKRHLRDHKTNLECGQCNEIFHRKYKLKEHISRVHASQQTETFECNVCHRIVHSLGSYNAHLKMHISGKTFKCELCPMKFHTAGNMRLHRKIHIDNPDYKPHKDWSGHYTVHHEPGQDKIFVCKLCGKTFTKSIMRISNHLKLHFKEIECDQCQRKFVNESQLKAHYAVHTGIREYKCEYCAKDFIHKSNLRQHLKLHRNEQNYACEFCGKLFTYRENMKTHIRIHHLPESPYECVSCKTKFVDDASLSRHMTTNHAEPYQSADLGPPPIMGVEGSRLAAQSET, from the exons atggaTATTGCCATGATATGCAGAATGTGTTCTAAGCCGAACACCAATCTCAAGTCGATAATCAACGACTACGCGGAGCAGAATGTAATCAACATCATTACTGAGATATTACAACTTTCGATTGAAGTTAATGATGGACTTCCACCCGGGGTATGTGGCCAATGCGTTGATCAACTGTTTGACTTGCGAAAAACGATACAAAAATTTCGACAAAACGAGCAAACGCTTCGTTATCGATTGTTAGATAAACCAACTTCGAATGATATGGAAGTTGAAGGAAATCAAGA AAAAGAAAAATTAGCTAAAGATATATCTGTTGAGGAACGCATTTTTAAACaagaaatacaaaataaatCAGATAATCACATTAAAGTAGAACAACAAGCAGTAGTTGAGAATCAATCACACATTGTTAAATTCAGTGCCACATCTGAACAACGCCAAGCCCATTCCAttcgaccaaaacaaaacgataaCAAATGTTACATTTGCAAAAGTGAGTCAATGATATCTGGAAAAGCCCTTCTAGATCACCTAGCTTCCCATACAGAGCTAGTTCCGTACACTTGTCCTGAATGTGAAATGGAAAGGACCGTTCTGACGACTGTGCGATCGTtgaatttgcacaaaaagatgCACGCCCAACCGGTAAAATGCAAGTACTGTGATCGACGATACAGCGATGAAAGAGCACGCGAGGGTCACGTCAAGACATTTCACCTGGGCGAAGGCGCTCCGTGTCCCTCAACCTGCGAACAATGTGGCATCGTTTGCAGCTCGTTGGCAGCACTTAAGCGTCACCTACGGGATCATAAAACTAATCTGGAATGCGGCCAGTGCAACGAAATCTTCCATAGGAAATACAAATTAAAGGAACACATATCGCGGGTACACGCAAGCCAGCAAACTGAAACTTTTGAATGTAATGTCTGTCACCGAATTGTGCATTCTCTAGGAAGCTACAACGCACATTTGAAAATGCATATCAGTGGTAAAACCTTTAAGTGTGAGCTGTGTCCAATGAAATTTCATACTGCTGGAAATATGCGCCTCCACAGAAAGATCCATATCGACAATCCCGATTATAAACCACATAAGGATTGGAGCGGACATTACACAGTGCATCATGAACCGGGGCAAGACAAAATATTCGTCTGCAAACTGTGTGGAAAAACATTTACAAAATCTATAATGAGGATAAGTAATCATCTTAAACTGCACTTCAAGGAGATTGAATGTGACCAGTGTCAGCGAAAGTTCGTGAATGAATCACAACTCAAAGCTCACTATGCAGTACATACGGGCATTCGGGAGTACAAGTGCGAATACTGTGCCAAAGATTTTATACACAAAAGCAATCTCAGACAGCATCTGAAGCTACATCGGAATGAACAAAACTATGCCTGTGAGTTTTGCGGTAAACTGTTTACATACAGGGAGAACATGAAAACACACATCCGTATTCACCATCTGCCGGAAAGTCCCTACGAATGTGTCTCTTGTAAGACAAAATTTGTGGACGATGCCTCACTCAGCAGACATATGACTACAAATCACGCGGAGCCATATCAGTCTGCAGATTTGGGACCACCGCCGATTATGGGAGTTGAGGGATCAAGGCTGGCTGCGCAATCCGAAACCTAG
- the LOC129723561 gene encoding uncharacterized protein LOC129723561, with protein sequence MINSDILIEKYFEHRKVHESFLQLFSNLFETVMKMQTLASDVSRHYDAIFEQLKLHSQTPPVVSHKRRKAHSIDSPSNIVRALEETSTARNKSDSELSSSILNQNINLPDSDESFFALTQTPTRTPLSPKVPSGSVDNVQYTPPRKKWIKTELCETPDQKLLETEKKKKKHNLSLNRFSSALPTSPETNKQIEQLPVRAKMATPKTGSGEQQENVVPAGKWTVKKGNTGSASVVASNSKRTPTPTGKNNSLLNRTRLRQTKLRFPDNLNKSDVVEDQTYFDDFVVPSPTAFSGSRFLKSIKKREQSSLIGDSKSMKVQPQANPPEDDHFDIDQTYFSEAEKDLTRQTSHTSCVKKENLFPKKIPIAPNEPVSTKETKQINDVDSDTSSVLFVNPPAAQVIVIEETQPNQKDLFMEAIREQRRKQEQTRQSVLSVMAPAPSELKQTDFASREKLQSAQKPLAPERRCGECNKHYDFLVHCGLPVEVIRSKMVRNCRECRNVQLHETPIGFWNPEFSPTQE encoded by the exons ATGATAAACTCCGACATACTAATTGAGAAGTATTTCGAACACCGTAAGGTGCACGAAAGCTTTTTGCAGCTCTTCAGCAATCTGTTCGAGACAGTCATGA AAATGCAAACATTAGCATCAGACGTAAGTCGGCACTATGATGCTATCTTCGAACAGTTGAAATTACATAGCCAAACACCACCTGTTGTTTCTCACAAAAGGCGCAAAGCTCACTCCATTGATTCTCCTTCAAATATTGTTCGCGCGCTTGAGGAAACCTCGACTGCGCGCAATAAATCTGATTCAGAGCTTTCTAGCTCCATATTGAATCAAAATATCAATCTACCGGACTCGGACGAATCGTTCTTTGCACTTACGCAGACCCCAACCAGGACTCCTTTGTCACCAAAAGTTCCTAGCGGTTCCGTAGATAACGTTCAATATACACCACCTAGAAAAAAATGGATCAAAACCGAACTCTGTGAAACACCTGATCAAAAATTATTGGAAAcggaaaagaagaaaaagaagcacAATTTATCTCTCAACAGATTTTCCTCAGCTTTACCAACATCTCCAGAAACAAATAAGCAAATTGAACAGCTTCCTGTGAGGGCAAAAATGGCAACACCTAAGACTGGGAGCGGAGAACAACAAGAGAATGTAGTCCCAGCTGGAAAATGGACGGTTAAAAAAGGAAACACTGGATCTGCCAGTGTAGTGGCATCCAACTCAAAACGAACACCAACACCAACTGGGAAGAACAATTCTCTTTTAAACCGGACCAG GTTGCGCCAAACTAAGTTACGTTTTCCTGACAACCTGAACAAATCGGATGTAGTTGAAGATCAAActtattttgatgattttgtcgTGCCGAGTCCAACCGCTTTCAGTGGTTCACGTTTTCTAAAAAGCATTAAGAAACGAGAACAGTCTTCACTGATAGGTGACTCTAAATCGATGAAAGTTCAACCACAAGCGAATCCTCCCGAAGATGATCATTTTGATATCGATCAGACCTATTTCTCGGAAGCGGAAAAAGATTTGACTCGGCAAACGTCTCACACATCCTGTGTTAAAAAGGAAAACTTATTTCCCAAAAAGATTCCAATAGCTCCCAACGAACCAGTTTCGACTAAAGAAACTAAACAGATAAATGACGTCGACTCAGAtacgagtagtgttttgtttgtaaatccCCCAGCGGCACAGGTCATCGTCATCGAAGAAACGCAACCAAATCAAAAAGATCTGTTTATGGAAGCTATCCGGGAGCAGCGTCGCAAACAAGAACAAACCCGGCAATCCGTGCTGAGCGTGATGGCCCCAGCACCGTCAGAATTGAAGCAGACGGATTTTGCTAGCAGAGAAAAATTGCAATCAGCTCAGAAACCTTTGGCGCCGGAGCGTCGGTGCGGAGAATGCAACAAACACTATGATTTTTTGGTCCACTGTGGGCTTCCGGTGGAGGTTATACGTTCCAAAATGGTGCGAAATTGCCGTGAATGTCGAAATGTTCAGCTGCACGAAACACCGATTGGTTTTTGGAATCCGGAGTTCTCACCAACACAGGAATAA